A stretch of DNA from Dioscorea cayenensis subsp. rotundata cultivar TDr96_F1 chromosome 4, TDr96_F1_v2_PseudoChromosome.rev07_lg8_w22 25.fasta, whole genome shotgun sequence:
GAGTTGACTGCTTCTTTGATGGTAAGTTCTATCTTGCATGTATCATCATCTTTTATCCATCATTCCGTGGTTACAGTAGAAATTGGcacatttttcttgtgtttcagGTGATTAAGAAAGTCATGAAAATGGAAGCAGCTGTACCCTTCAATGCTCCAGTGGATCCTGTGGCTCTTGGAATTCCTGTAGGTGTGATAGCCTGTTGCTAATATCCATTCAATGACCTTGAATGATGCTATTTATATGTAAAACTTGGTTGGGAATCTCTCCTGTATTCATTAACAAGTGTGAAAATTGTCTTCcaggattattttgatattatagaCACTCCTATGGATTTTGGCACGATATCGCAGAATCTAGAAAATAGTCGCAAGTATAGGAATTCAGAAGATGTATACAAAGATGTGCAGTATATTTGGGATAATTGTTGCAAGTACAACAATAAGGGTGATTACATTGTGGACCTTATGAAACGGGTGAAGAAGAACTTTATGAAGTATTGGACAGACGCTGGGTTGTACACTGACATACCAAGCAGcagtatgtatttctttttctttaactCTAATGCTTTTGATCTTTCCCTTTGCTCATAGTATTGCATTGATGCAGAACGGTTATTTCTGAATCCTCTATTTAATCTGCTTTCTTGGCAACTTGTGTAGAAGACAAAGTTCTCTCTACTTCAttctttgttttgctttattttgattGGGTCATGTTCTGACAATGAGGGTTATCCTTTAGGTCCTGCTGAAACCAACCCTAGTGAAAGTGCAGGACGACCTGGACAGGCTAAGTTACACACAAAGGGCAAGCATAAACGCCGCCGTCTCGGGTATGCTAGTTAATCCTGCACGTTTCTGCTAGTTTCTAAAATCTACAGTAAATCAGATTGATATTTAAAAGGTTATTCACTTGTAatgcttttatcttttatccGCCATCCTTCatattttgatgaataattaACATTCTTAGAGAAATATTTCTTTAGTGTCTAAACTCATGATTTGTGATGATGTTTGTGCAAAAATGCTTGTTGTGGTTATATTTATCACCTGACCTGTAGTCGTATTTATCATTCGTAATGTTATTCTCAAGTTCTGTATCCTTCCATTAAATGGTGCATTATTACTGgaatatgttttttgttttgatgattttaattagttaatttgcaaaatttttgagGCAGTTTACAAGGAATGGTTGATgtgatgttttcatgtattttcactatctTGCCTGCTTAGTATGTTAACTGAAGTATTCCTTTCTGCTGCAGAACTGATCACCACAAaagtgactgcctttgtgctgtATGTGTTGTCAGGCGCCGCAGGAAAGAACGGCAAGAGGACTTAGCTGTGGTGGATAATCAAACAGCAACAAGTGATGTTAGTCTTTCCCGAGACTATAAAGCAGAGGTGGGATCCAATTCTTCCTATTTGTGGCCATCTTAGGAAATTTATTTACTATGAACTTGATGCTAGATCTGCTCTTTTAATAGGACTACTAGTATTTAGAAGCTAGATTGGCGCAAGGAAAACTTGAACcattatatataatagataCAATGTAGTAATCCAGGAAAACCTAACTCGGCAATAATTAACTTTTCTGAATTTCATGCAAGAGACATTTGGtgaagtatttattttaatacaacAACTTATGTTAATTCTGCATGCAGGATTTGTTGCATGTAGGGTCTGCCTTTGTTCTGTATACTTGAGAACCTCCTTAGAGGAGCAAAATGGCATTCAACATTCATAtctatgattaggtttttgatgtATCTTAATATGTCTTCAACATCAGTGCATGTGATTGCttataactatttatatattgacGCTTTTGTTCATCACCATATTCTCTATTCTCCAAATCTTCTGATTCTGAAATTCTAGTTTATCACGAAGCATTTGCAGGAAAAGTCTCCAATAGATAACCTTTATAGTGAGAATGCATCATCAAGTGTGGATCACTCCATGGAAACTGAAGCAAATGTGGATACTGAAGAAGCAGAGAATGAGAAGATCAACTACTTAGAGCGGCCAGAACCGCAGCAGCAAGGTGCAGTTGACAATGAGCTGGAACTGCAACAAAATGCGAGTGGTAGCAGTGAGATGTCGGAGCAGACGCCACTTGAAAATGTTATTCAGGACTCCGACCGACAATCTCAAGAGCCTGAACCTGAGTTTAGGCAACTGGATGACCTGAAAGATGGAGTTCTTCATCAACAAGAAGCCGGGAGACTGCAACCAGTAAGCTTTTGTTTTTGACATTGATGTTCATAGAAGGAAATGTGCATCCGTCGGttttataatttacattttCTGCTTCAGGAATCAGCTGGGAGAAATTATCAAATCAAATTGAGAGAGGAGGATTTGGAGGAGAATCATTCAGCTCTGCAGTTATGCAGAAACCTTTTCTCAACTGACCATAAATCTGTCTGGAACAGCCCCCGTTCCTTGTTTCATCACCGTGCGCCTGTGCAAGACAGCCTCATTCATGCCGCAATCTCGACATTTCTTAAACACTAAAAGAGCATAGCTCATGCTCCGTCCATGCTTTGTCGTCGGAAATCTCTTGCTGTCGAAAATCTCATGCGGTTCTTTTATAAGTTGTAATTGAACTATTTAATGATCTCTTCCTGTAAAAATTGCAATGCTTTTAACCTTGAATCTGTGAATGACTCTATATATACATTCTGACTGGGAGTTGGATTGTGTTAGGGAAGAACTTAATAATTGTACACCAGTGAGGTGAGCTGCTGATAAGATCATAAAACTATTATGAAAATCATGTTtgctaatatatttttattaaattgttttatatatttatataattttatagcgaatttaatttgtaaaaatttatacaaaatagtttatgttttatacaaatttaattaatattttataaaaaaatatataaataaacataattttacagaaaaaaaaaacggtATACACATGAAtcatctcttctctctctctatttgtGTGTGTTTCTCCCCTTGTTGGCAATGGAGGAAGCTGTGGCTGTGGATGATGGTAAGGTGACAATGGAGGAAGCTGTGACTGTGGATGATGGTAGGGATAGAACAGGTAAGTGTAGTTCCTTGAAAGATGATCAATTTTTGTACTAGTTTCCATAAAGCAAATCATGCATGAGTTTGTTGAATAGCTGAAAATTTTCCAatgtattctttccttataaatgtTATAGATTgtgattaataaatatatagtcAGACTGCAGACTAATGCTGCCAATGGTTTTAGTTTTGATTCTATTGAATAATTATATCATAAACCCTACAAAAATCCCCCTTTTGGTGCTTGGAACAATGTACATTTGTGCATTGTGATGTTACTGGTTTTAGTTTTGATTCTATAATTCTATTGAATGTTGATATCATAAACCCTGCAAAATCCCCTCTTGTAGTGCTTACAAAAATGTGCATTTGTGCATGATTTATATGGGCAAGATGATACATGGAACTCTCAAGTTTGTGATGAATGATTTAGATGTGCTAGGGTTGTTAATGGTTTTAATTTGATTCTATTGAATGATATCATAAACTCTTCAAAACCCCCTTTTTCATTGTTTAGACTAATACATTTGTGTATATGGAACTTATTGGAATTGATTTTAGGGACTCTGTGGAGTGCAACAGCTCATGCACTTACAACGATGGTCGGAACAGGGGTGTTGGCATTGCCATGGGTTGTTTCTCAATTAGGTTGGATTTTAGGCTCTATTGCTATAATTTTGTTCGCTTCTGTTACctattacattgttgttcttctcTGTGATTGTTATCGATCCCCTAATCCGATTACTGGGAGCCAAAACTACACATACATGGATGCTATCCAAACATGCCTTGGTAATGTcacttgaaatttatatttatttgttgtttaacCGATGTTGAATCTACTTTTAAAGTACTAATATACATGCATTTGTATCTTATTAGGCGAGATAGATGTATTATTTTGTGGCATTGCACAGTATGCTGTGCTATGGGGTACAATGGTGGGATATTCCATTACTTTGGCTATGTGTGTCCTGTGAGTTGAAATCTTTAGTACTTACTtgtgtttataaaaaattcctCATAAGTATTTCtgataattttccttttttctgcatgtattttatttgcTTAAGAGCTATCAGGATATCACATTGTGTCCATAGATGGGGTCGTAATGCATCGTGCAATGTTTCGGCAGTTAAATATGTTATGATCTATACTATCATACAAGTGTTTTTTGTCACAGTTCTCCAATTTGGAGAAGGTTTCATCCATCTCATTCATTTCAGCAGCAATGTCACTTGTATACTCCTcaattgcattttatttatgtgtgGCTGATTTCTTTATTCACCCAAAGCCAAGAGGAACTTTATTTGGAGTCAAACTTGGGACGAGAAATTTTTCTAGATTAACTAAGGTCTGGGCTTCATTCCAAGCTCTCGGAAATGTAGCTTTTGATTTCACTTATTCCATGTTGCTTATAGAAATTGAGGTATGTCAATATACACGAAAAAATAACTTCTTTTACTTATTAAATATCATTTGCTCAAGTCATTAAACATGCTTGTAATTCTAAGGATACTTTGAGATCTCCACCACCAGAGAGTAAGACGATGAAGATAGCTAGCAAGTACAGCATCCAATTGATGGCATTGTTCTATGTGAATGATACCCTAGGGAATGATACCCCTGGAAACATCCATACAGGGTTATATGAGCCTTCGTGGCTTGTAGATATTGCGAATCTCTCGGTCCTCATACATCTAATTTGCGGATATCAGGTGTGTTTCAATTTTACTAGTTCATACACTtcttgaatatatttttaatgcaaGTCATTCTCCAAGTTGACCAAAAGCTGGAAAGCTGTTCACTATTTAGATTGAAAGCTTATCACCAAGCTAATTTGATCATTCTATTTGTAGCATATGAATTGAGAATGGAGGAGAAATCAATATATTATTAGTAAACCAAAATACTACACAAGACATCCACATTCACAATAGCAGATTCTGGTTATATACTAAGATACCAAATATTTTCAACATTCATGCTAATTCTCTATCGGCAATGTCACCCTGCTTGTTCCAGGTATTTGCACAACCCCTCTTCGCACGGCACAAGAAATGTCTAACTGCAAGATGGCCGAATTCAAGCTTCTCGAACAATGTCTACACTGTAAAACTTCCCTTTACTGCATCAAAATCATTGTAGTTCACCCTTTGCAAGCTTCTTCAATGCAATTCTAGGCTTGTTTGGTGCACTGAGCTTCTGACCGCTAACCGTGCACTACCTATTGACTATGTACATCACTCAAGCAAAGGTGAAGAAGGGACACCTTAAGTGGATAATTCTCCAAGCCATGAGTTTGATCtgtctttttctttcacttGCCAGTGCTATAGGTTCAATTGCAGATATCATTGGACATTTTAAGAATGCTAAATTTTTCAAGATTGAACTCTAATATAtctgtctatatatatatatatatatatatgtttttctgGGTAACTTCAAATATTCAGTTCTTTGCTCTGAAAACTTGTTAATTTCACTAATTTCGATCTGATAGGCTGATACAGTTTCTCCCATTAATTGCTATAAAATAGTTATTTAGACATGTGATACAGATTACATTTCTAGCCGTTCTTGGTGGGATGCTTAGCTTTAACAGCATTGCAAGGATTGGCATCTATCAGCATGTTGAGAACCTCTCTCATGGTTGGACGCGCTGACGGCAACTTCTTCGTGCAGAGTATCGCAATCTTCAAGACTTTGATCATGTCATCCTCAGCAGAAGCAGAAATCTTGGGGTCTAAAACTTGGAAGAACTTCATTCCATCAAGGTGAGTTGATACCCAGTAAACAATGTCTTTCCCTTCGCCGAAAATTGGATCTGTTGGGCTACGTCCTGTCAGTAATTCCAGCAGCACAACTCCAAAGCTATAGATATCACTCTTCTCTGTCAGCTTAACCGAATATGCGAGCTCTGCATTGAATCAAAGATCAGAACCAGTGATTCTTAATTGAAAGGAGTAaccaaatcaaaaacaaaattgatgcaTACCTGGAGCAATGTAACCATGAGTACCAGCAAAGGTAGACAATTCAGACTCTTCGGCAATCTTTGCAATCCCGAAATCAGAAATCTTTGCTTCGTAATCTTCATCTAACAGTATGTTTGTGGATTTGATGTCTCTATGAACAATTGCAGGTGAGCAATCATGGTGCAGATACATCAAGCCTTTGGCAGCCCCAACTGCTATCTTATACCGTTTGTTCCAGTCTAACTCCGGCTTCCCGCCTTTGAATTCGTGGCGAAGAGCTTGATAAAGATTACCATTTGGCATGTATTCAAACACAAGGAAGCTCACTGGACCTTTAGTCATACAAGCATAAAGTTTCAGTATGTTTCTGTGCTTGATCTTGCCCAAGATAACTATTTCCGGCATTATAACTTTTGCGCCTTTGCCTTTCCACAATTGTTTTACTGCAACTGTTCCTCTGTTCTTATTCAGTTCCAATCTGTAAACTTTACCAGCACCTCCACTTCCAATCAAATTGTCTTCTTCCAAGTTACAAATTTCTTCTGGATCAAGTTCTGTTGGATGGAAAGTTTCCACCTTCCAGTTTGAATCGTCTTCCATTCCGTCTTCTGAATCCTTCTGTCTTCTTGATTCTTCAAGTTTGAAGCTCTTGTAACTCACAAATACCAGTCCAAACAATAGGACTATCATGGCCGACATTATCGACATGTAAACCAATCTCTTTCCTGACATTTTCTTCTTATGTTCATGGTTCATATTGCAGACACCCAACAAAGAATCTCTCTGGTTTCTTAAATCACCATTATCATTGATGCAAAGTCCAGCATTCCCAACAAAGGCTTCATCTCCAGCTATAACCAGAAGTTCCGGCGGAATTCTTCCAGATAATTGGTTTCTTGATAAATCAAGTGCACTGAGTTTCAGTGATTGCAAACCATCTGGAATTGAACCTGAAAGTTTGTTTTGAGACAGATTCAGCGAGTTAAGAGATGTCAGCAAGTCTAACCTTTGTGGAATTGAACCACTGAATGAATTATCGGCAAGATTTAAGTCCACCATTTCACTGCACATACTGATTTCTGAAGGTATAGATCCAGAAAACTCGTTGTCCTCCAAATGCAACGACGTTAGTTGTTTCAATTTGCCGATGGTTGAAGGTATTTGTCCAGAAAATGAATTATTCGAAGCCACCAACTTCTGCAGCAAATCAAGGTTTCCAATCTCTGCTGGAAGCTCACCGGAAAACCTGTTATTCTGCACACTGAGTTGAGTAAGACTCTGTGAAATGCCAATAACTGAAGATATTCCTCCTGTGAAACCATTATCTGATACATCGATGATCACAGCAGAAGGTAATCCCCATAGACCATCAGGAACCTTTCCGGTGAATTGATTCTGATTGATCCTAAACCTCACCAGTGACTTGCAACGTGCATAAGTATCCGGGAACTCACCGTCGAAGTTGTTCCCAAGAGCAAGCAGAAAATTCAACTTGTTGGTCTGGCATAAGTACCTGGGGAAGCTGCCGGAGAAGTTGTTTTCAGATATATCGATACTGGCAAGTGGCGCATAGCGGGCGAAGTTTGCAGGGAACTCACCAGAGAAATTGTTTTCATATAAAGAGAAGCCAATTAGGAACTCCAAGTCACCGAAAACCCGGAGGAAGTTCACCGGACAAATTGTTGCTGAATACTTGAAACACCTTCAATTTCTTCAGTGTGCCAAGTTTTGGAGGGAGTGTTCCACTCAGTTGATTATGGGAGACATCAATTTCAAGCAGGTTGCTGAGTTCTGCTATTTCTGCTGGGAACTCTCCAGTGAGATTATTCTGAAATAGCTCGATCTTTGAAAGGTTTCTTAGATTGGATATGCCTTTCGGAAATTCTCCGACAAGATGGTTCTTTGAAAGATCCAATGTCTCCAGTGATGTGAATTGGGAAATGAAAGCTGGAATCTCTCCTCTGAGATTGCATTGCTTCAAGAACAAACTTGTCAAGTTCTTCAGATTGCCAATGCTCTCCAGACTCCCTCCTTCGTCGAAGTTATTTTCCGCCAAGCCAAGGTTGACAAGGCTAGTGAGCCCACCAATCCATGCAGGAAATTCACCGGTGAATTTGTTGTCAGAAACATCAAGAGTTGTCAAGTTTGTCAAAGAAGAAAGATTAGGCAAGTTCCCACCGAGCTTGTTATACGAAACATTGAGAACCTGCAAACCTGAGCACTTCACAATCTCTGCAGGGAGAGTGCCAGAGATTTGATTCTCTCCAAGCTCAAGAGTTTTCAGGCTCTCAAGTTTAGAAACCGAAGCCGATATGTTGCCCGAAAGAGACCAGTTCGTAAGCGAAACACCGATGACTTGCCCGGAGGTTGTAACATCACAAGTAACACCATGAAACTGGCAGGGGGATTGAGATTCAATCCAGTTATCAAGATAGTTCAGAGGATCAATCAGCTGGCTTTTGAACTCCAGAAGAGCTTTAGTTTCAATTGATTGAGAATTTGAGATTGTGGTCAAGCACAGCAAAACAAGAGCAGCAGCAAACATGAACTTCTTTTGCCATCACAGCAGCAAAAACAAGTTCAATCTTTGGAATTCACTGAAAATGAGAATTACAACTCTGAATCAAACTTGATGTTTGGATTTGCAGCAAATAAACAGAAAAGTGAATGAAGTGAGTACCTGAAAAACAATACCTTGAATTGAAATCAAGCACAAAACTCAGCAGTTTCACTTCAGATATCGTTCTAAGAATTCAGGAAATGGAGAatgattgaagaaaaaaaaaaggaaactttGAGAACATCAAACCAAGAgaagaaacaaaggatttgaACATGGATCTAATGATTGAGTGAGTGATTTGTTTATGGGGATTGGAGCAAGTTCACAGAGGGATCCAACAAAGAGACAAAGATGATGCTAAGGTTTTTGTAGCCTCTCTTGGCTTTATTGTTAGGCCTTGGCGCCATATCTAGTTAGGTAAAATTCAGTCTTAGTCCTTGCGGAtactaaaagtttttttatttattggtgCCTATAATTTTATCACTTCCTTTTTGTTATGATTGGTGTGCAATTCAATATGATATTTTTTGTGGggaccaaaaaataaaataaaatttcctgTTCTTTTCCTGGTTTTTTTTCATCCATAcacctgcaaaaaaaaaaaaaattaattgattatataattattatatctaTACATCTAATAAAGAGGCAAGAGATATTTAAATTAGAGGTTAAAAAATAgtgttattataaaataatttaataatttaataaaataacacatgattaactACTTAGGTATAAATAATTTCAGATTATTATAAGGGTATGTATGTAAAAAACCCTTGTTGATACATTTGTCTTTCTATGTTTGATTTGATGGCACTTTGTTAGttaataattaagtattaattaaatttttaataaagaaacaaTTTGAGCCATGTCATCAAATATCCATTCATTAACTTTATCCtctatattttattagtttggTGAGCCTTGAACCCTTCCTTCTCAAACTATTCTTCTAATTTCTAAGTGTTGGAGGGTGTGATATGCAATTATTTTatgcattcatttttttttaactttaaaaatttaattatttgcaaataaattataatagaagaaaaaaaatcctttaaaaaaaaagttgaaagataAGACAAGCACAAGAACAAAGAACAAATCCCTTTGCATCAAACCAACAcaatttgttgttatttttggacttttataaaaaaatcccaaaattaGTGTTCATGGATATTCATCACTATCAAAACTTGTCACCACCCAATTatcacattaattatttaatttagtattactaaaaatattaatactaattttgtaattaatccATAATTAATCATAAGCTTTCATTATTGATATATCCATATTTAggatacattaaaaaataacaagaaagttaattatataagtaataataatgatattgtggactaataaaaacaatttaacaatCATGGggcttaattaaaaaaaaaattatatatgcaagtaattatgtaataaataaaaataataataaaaaaacatactaaCGTGCCGCCCTTGATGCGTGAgagaaagaacaaagaaaagatattgtaagaataatgaaaatgaaatagaGAGATGTTGATGATTGAATCTTAATTTGTTAGAGTTTGTGATGTTGTTATCAAGCTAATGGCCCCATTTTTATTTGGTCGGCGGTTCTAAATGGACccataatattataaataaataaatatatatatatatatatatatatatatatatatatatatatatatatatatatatatatttcatttgatagattaataattcattgcttcttgttttatcttgttattatgtaataaaaaaaagcacatgttattttgtatatatatatatatatatatatatatatatatatagggcagCTTATCAGTGCAAGTCtctaactattaattttaaattgggGTATTTATCacttagtataaaaaaaaaacaattagaggtttaaaactaaatttcaaaatagagcttttaatttatttagtattttttttattttttaaatacctaTATGAGATGTTAATCTTTAATATGGTTATGAGAATTTATTATCACTTAAATAGGTGTTTTTAAATGTATAAGGAAAAGTTAaagaataaagataaaatataccaatatagataatttaattttttttataattaaaataactgTAGGTTATTTGGAAACAAAAGTGCTTTAAATATCTtagatttcaaattatttattttaatatcttaatttactattttaaattttaaaaattagttgaaattatattatattaattaaggattatttttccccaaaaaaaataatttattaatttattataataaataattatttagaaGCCGCCCATAAAACAATGGTTTAAAATACCTTACCCTTGGACATCACCGTgcattatatatgaaaaaattatatatatatatatatatatatatatatatatatatatatatatatatatatatatatatatatatacctccaaaaaatttaatatttgaggaTATATcctctataaaaaaatatatttgcatGCATACTATGGTTAATGAAAAAACCTTAACATgatcaaaatcagaaaaaaacaataataagtttatatctatatttttaacattttgattcaattgtattataaaaaacaggtctaatattttttatagtgtAGTAAATAGTTAACTATAATTGAGTTTGTATATGTCTCACACTAATTAAGTATTAAGACATTTGATTTCATGGGGAAGTCAAGGGTTTAATTTTctattcttatattaatgttatttgGATTGCTACATAATATTGCAttgcatgttaaaaaaattaatatttaaaaataataataataatcgaTGGTATATTTTTCAAtgcattgaaaaataatattgaaaccAAAAGATAAAGTGAGAGAAGAACGGAGGATTGACAAGATAGTTTACCTAAATACTTTTAGGTCTGTATATTAAAGAGTAGCATAATGCTTgattcttttctcttcttttttttccaacACAATGCCAATATTTGTTCCAAAAATATCTTTTCTGAATCATGGAGAGAAAGatgcaattaaattaattattcactATTAATTTTATCCTATACTTTGTCGAAGaaacattcaatattaattatttataacttAAAATGTATTTAGATCAATTTATATTTGAAGCCAATAATTTTTTAGTAGAAGAAACACTCTGTATTTATAAAGATGGCGCGCTCTGTAACAATGAAATTTACATCtaacaattattataaatttatatacattatcaaataatgataaacaataccaaacattaattatatatagtagataataataattttacatagtttttatataaataataatcattagatgatgatctaatgaccatataataataattttttataacttttatataaataataactcttagttgataatttaataattattgttaaatatttttagataataataaCTCCAAACACTTAACCAAATGAAGTCttgccatttaaaaaaaaaccaattaggttatatattgttattatatcTTCCCACTTTTCAACAACCAGATTCCAgccaaaggaaaaataataataataataatgaaataaaaatccaaaactttttataaattatgttaaattaatatatattacgTGTGATTCGAACTTTTGCAAAGATATAaacccaacaaaaataaataaaataaaataaaataaaaaaagaacctTGTAATTGTGCCATTGTGGGGTTACGCAACTCCCCCCACTAACTTTTCAAAGGTTTGCCCAACATTCAAAGAATGGTCCATCACGACCCCCCTTACCATTTTATAGatgtttcttctttttcgttttttttgaataaatgtgAATAAGTCAATGTCAGGAA
This window harbors:
- the LOC120258495 gene encoding LOW QUALITY PROTEIN: receptor protein-tyrosine kinase CEPR2-like (The sequence of the model RefSeq protein was modified relative to this genomic sequence to represent the inferred CDS: deleted 1 base in 1 codon), which encodes MFAAALVLLCLTTISNSQSIETKALLEFKSQLIDPLNYLDNWIESQSPCQFHGVTCDVTTSGQVIGVSLTNWSLSGNISASVSKLESLKTLELGENQISGTLPAEIVKCSGLQVLNVSYNKLGGNLPNLSSLTNLTTLDVSDNKFTGEFPAWIGGLTSLVNLGLAENNFDEGGSLESIGNLKNLTSLFLKQCNLRGEIPAFISQFTSLETLDLSKNHLVGEFPKGISNLRNLSKIELFQNNLTGEFPAEIAELSNLLEIDVSHNQLSGTLPPKLGTLKKLKVFQVFSNNLSGELPPGFGDLEFLIGFSLYENNFSGEFPANFARYAPLASIDISENNFSGSFPRYLCQTNKLNFLLALGNNFDGEFPDTYARCKSLVRFRINQNQFTGKVPDGLWGLPSAVIIDVSDNGFTGGISSVIGISQSLTQLSVQNNRFSGELPAEIGNLDLLQKLVASNNSFSGQIPSTIGKLKQLTSLHLEDNEFSGSIPSEISMCSEMVDLNLADNSFSGSIPQRLDLLTSLNSLNLSQNKLSGSIPDGLQSLKLSALDLSRNQLSGRIPPELLVIAGDEAFVGNAGLCINDNGDLRNQRDSLLGVCNMNHEHKKKMSGKRLVYMSIMSAMIVLLFGLVFVSYKSFKLEESRRQKDSEDGMEDDSNWKVETFHPTELDPEEICNLEEDNLIGSGGAGKVYRLELNKNRGTVAVKQLWKGKGAKVIMPEIVILGKIKHRNILKLYACMTKGPVSFLVFEYMPNGNLYQALRHEFKGGKPELDWNKRYKIAVGAAKGLMYLHHDCSPAIVHRDIKSTNILLDEDYEAKISDFGIAKIAEESELSTFAGTHGYIAPELAYSVKLTEKSDIYSFGVVLLELLTGRSPTDPIFGEGKDIVYWVSTHLDGMKFFQVLDPKISASAEDDMIKVLKIAILCTKKLPSARPTMREVLNMLIDANPCNAVKAKHPTKNG